One Sagittula stellata E-37 genomic window carries:
- a CDS encoding imelysin family protein has product MPCRPALSALLCLCAGAALANPTPSEIVATEVIPGFERLAEKADALETVAQTDCTPDSAALRSAWSEAFDAWVRVSHLRLGPTETGDRAFALAFWPDTRGFTPKTLATLIADEDAAVETADAFTHVSIAARGFYAMEFLLFDPQFTDAGDYGCALVQAVTRDISDISDAILDDWRTDFSDAFTEAEIGPDGRYRTEEEALQALYTTLTSGLQFTSDTRLGRPLGTFERPRPKRAEAYRSERSLRHVRLSLEATEELALALAQDAPEKVRTEISDAYDAAFAEVEAQDSPVFAGVDTPMGRFRVEILQQKIDTIRNVIASELGPELGLSAGFNSQDGD; this is encoded by the coding sequence ATGCCCTGTCGCCCTGCCCTGTCTGCCCTGCTCTGCCTTTGCGCCGGCGCGGCGCTGGCCAACCCCACCCCGTCGGAGATCGTCGCAACGGAGGTCATTCCCGGCTTCGAACGTCTGGCCGAAAAGGCCGACGCGCTCGAAACCGTTGCGCAGACTGACTGCACACCGGACAGCGCGGCGCTCAGAAGCGCATGGTCCGAAGCCTTCGATGCGTGGGTCCGGGTCAGCCACCTGCGTCTTGGGCCGACCGAAACCGGCGACCGGGCGTTTGCGCTGGCGTTCTGGCCCGACACCCGCGGCTTCACCCCGAAGACACTGGCCACGCTGATCGCCGACGAGGACGCCGCCGTCGAAACGGCGGACGCCTTCACGCATGTGTCGATCGCAGCGCGCGGTTTCTACGCGATGGAGTTCCTGCTGTTCGATCCGCAGTTCACGGATGCCGGCGACTACGGCTGCGCACTGGTTCAGGCGGTAACACGCGACATCTCGGACATTTCCGACGCCATTCTCGACGACTGGCGAACAGACTTCTCAGACGCTTTCACCGAGGCAGAGATCGGACCGGACGGGCGCTATCGCACCGAGGAAGAGGCGTTGCAGGCGCTCTACACCACCTTGACCAGCGGATTGCAGTTCACCTCCGACACGCGGTTGGGACGCCCGCTCGGAACCTTCGAGCGACCGCGCCCCAAACGGGCCGAGGCATATCGGTCGGAGCGGTCGCTGCGGCATGTCCGCCTGTCGCTGGAAGCGACGGAAGAACTGGCGCTGGCACTGGCACAGGACGCGCCCGAAAAGGTACGCACCGAAATCTCTGACGCTTACGACGCGGCCTTCGCCGAAGTGGAGGCACAGGACAGCCCGGTCTTCGCGGGCGTCGACACGCCGATGGGCCGTTTCAGGGTCGAGATCCTCCAGCAAAAGATCGACACGATCCGCAACGTTATCGCGTCGGAGCTTGGCCCGGAACTGGGTCTTTCCGCCGGTTTCAATTCCCAGGACGGAGACTGA
- a CDS encoding imelysin family protein — MKTLTTTAAAMSLCAAPLFAADSAEVLDTYADIAQAGYEDSLTTAKALQKAVDALIANPSEDTLAAARDAWLAARVPYQQTEVFRFGNAIVDDWEGKVNAWPLDEGLIDYVDASYGGPSDENQFAGLNVIATPSFTLSGEEIDASEITPELIAETLHEADGVEANVASGYHAIEFLLWGQDLNGTDAGAGDRSFADYASGDACTNGNCDRRAEYLQAATELLVSDLEWMAAQWQEGGAARDALMEDEDAGIVAMLTGMGSLSYGEQAGERMRLGLMLNDPEEEHDCFSDNTHNSHFYDGKGVQNVYLGSYTRVDGTEVTGASLSDLVAEADPALDEEMKAKLHTTMENLGAIVAAAEDGFSYDMMLERGNAEGEALIMGGVDALVDQTRSIERVVSALSVDSIDFEGSDSLDNPSAVFQ; from the coding sequence ATGAAGACCTTGACGACCACCGCCGCCGCGATGTCGCTTTGTGCAGCACCGCTCTTCGCAGCGGACAGCGCTGAGGTGCTGGACACCTACGCCGACATTGCGCAAGCCGGTTACGAGGACAGCCTGACCACTGCCAAGGCGCTGCAAAAGGCCGTCGACGCGCTGATTGCCAACCCTTCGGAAGACACGCTCGCCGCCGCCCGAGACGCGTGGCTTGCCGCCCGTGTCCCCTATCAGCAGACCGAGGTCTTCCGCTTCGGCAATGCCATCGTGGACGACTGGGAAGGCAAGGTGAACGCCTGGCCGCTGGACGAAGGCCTGATCGACTATGTCGACGCCTCCTACGGCGGACCGTCCGACGAGAACCAGTTCGCCGGCCTGAACGTCATCGCGACCCCGTCCTTCACGCTGTCAGGCGAAGAGATCGACGCCTCCGAGATCACGCCCGAGCTGATCGCGGAAACCCTGCACGAGGCGGACGGCGTGGAGGCGAACGTCGCCTCCGGCTATCACGCCATCGAGTTCCTGCTCTGGGGCCAGGACCTGAACGGCACGGACGCCGGAGCCGGCGACCGGTCCTTCGCCGACTACGCGTCGGGTGACGCCTGCACCAACGGCAATTGCGACCGCCGCGCCGAGTATCTCCAGGCCGCGACCGAACTTCTGGTGAGCGACCTCGAATGGATGGCCGCCCAGTGGCAAGAGGGCGGAGCCGCCCGTGACGCGCTCATGGAAGACGAAGATGCCGGGATCGTCGCGATGCTGACCGGCATGGGGTCGCTCTCCTACGGCGAACAGGCCGGTGAGCGGATGCGTCTGGGCCTCATGCTGAACGATCCCGAGGAAGAGCACGACTGCTTCTCCGACAACACGCACAACTCCCATTTCTATGATGGCAAGGGTGTGCAGAACGTCTACCTCGGCAGCTACACGCGGGTCGATGGCACAGAAGTGACTGGCGCTTCGCTCAGCGACCTGGTGGCAGAGGCCGATCCCGCCCTCGACGAGGAAATGAAGGCGAAGCTGCATACCACGATGGAAAACCTGGGCGCCATCGTCGCGGCGGCCGAGGACGGGTTCTCCTACGACATGATGCTGGAACGCGGCAACGCGGAAGGCGAGGCGCTGATCATGGGCGGCGTCGATGCGCTGGTCGACCAGACCCGCAGCATCGAGCGCGTGGTCTCCGCCCTCTCGGTGGACAGCATCGACTTCGAAGGCTCCGACAGCCTCGACAATCCTTCGGCTGTCTTCCAGTAA
- a CDS encoding di-heme oxidoredictase family protein codes for MSTSRSKSVWVATAALVALGGVAAAQDLSDVHLNVVPRTDAERERIAAATAAPDQFETPQGFEANPGGAATVRVIPTADAFSQPSGNISFERELDFKVGNGLFKKVWVSAPSSTLASDGLGPLYNARSCQRCHLKDGRGHPPEGSDDTAVSMFLRVSVPGTADDVFDEIAEYLPTKADPVYGLQLQDFALPGHAAEYRLDISYEEEEVQLSGGEVASLRVPTYRAADLGYGPLAEGAMLSPRVAPQMIGLGLLEAIPAEDILANADPDDSDGDGVSGRAQIVWSAEYNQPMLGRFGLKAGAPTIRQQSAAAFAGDIGISNPLFDAGAGECTEAQVDCLAAAHGDTDERGFEIDAEGLDLVAFYSRNLAVPARRNAGDPEVLRGKQVFFETGCNACHTPSFVTHRLEDRPEQSFQLIWPFTDLLLHDMGPGLADNRPEARASGQEWRTAPLWGIGLTEQVSGHTYFLHDGRARSVLEAVLWHDGEAQAQRDSVVNMPPPDRAALLKYLESL; via the coding sequence ATGAGCACAAGCAGGTCGAAATCAGTTTGGGTGGCCACCGCCGCCCTCGTGGCACTGGGCGGCGTCGCGGCGGCGCAGGATCTTTCGGACGTCCATCTGAATGTCGTGCCGCGAACGGACGCAGAGCGCGAGCGCATTGCAGCGGCGACGGCAGCTCCGGACCAGTTCGAGACGCCGCAAGGCTTCGAAGCCAACCCGGGTGGTGCGGCGACGGTCCGCGTCATTCCCACTGCGGATGCCTTCTCCCAGCCCTCTGGCAACATTTCCTTCGAACGCGAGCTCGACTTCAAGGTTGGCAACGGGCTGTTCAAGAAGGTCTGGGTCTCCGCGCCGTCGTCCACGCTTGCCTCCGACGGTCTTGGCCCGCTCTACAACGCCCGCTCCTGCCAGCGCTGCCACCTGAAGGACGGGCGCGGGCATCCGCCGGAAGGTTCGGATGACACCGCCGTGTCGATGTTCCTGCGCGTCTCTGTGCCCGGCACCGCCGACGACGTCTTCGACGAGATCGCCGAATACCTGCCGACGAAGGCCGATCCGGTCTATGGTCTGCAACTTCAGGACTTCGCCCTCCCCGGTCACGCCGCCGAATACCGCCTCGACATCAGCTACGAGGAAGAGGAGGTTCAGCTATCCGGCGGAGAGGTCGCGTCCCTGCGTGTGCCGACCTATCGCGCCGCGGATCTCGGCTATGGCCCGCTGGCAGAGGGCGCGATGCTGTCGCCCCGCGTGGCGCCTCAGATGATCGGCCTTGGCCTGCTGGAAGCGATCCCGGCGGAGGATATACTTGCAAACGCCGACCCGGACGACAGCGATGGCGACGGCGTTTCCGGCCGGGCGCAGATTGTCTGGTCGGCCGAGTACAACCAGCCCATGCTGGGCCGCTTCGGGCTGAAGGCTGGGGCGCCCACCATACGTCAACAGTCGGCCGCAGCCTTCGCCGGGGACATCGGCATTTCCAACCCTCTGTTCGATGCAGGGGCCGGAGAGTGCACTGAGGCTCAGGTCGATTGCCTGGCCGCCGCCCACGGCGACACCGACGAACGCGGGTTCGAGATCGACGCAGAAGGCCTGGACCTCGTGGCCTTCTACAGCCGCAACCTGGCCGTGCCCGCCCGCCGCAACGCAGGCGACCCCGAGGTGTTGCGCGGCAAGCAGGTGTTCTTCGAGACGGGCTGCAATGCCTGCCACACGCCGTCCTTCGTGACACACCGGCTGGAAGATCGGCCCGAACAGTCCTTCCAGTTGATCTGGCCGTTCACCGACCTTCTTCTGCACGACATGGGACCGGGATTGGCGGACAACCGGCCCGAGGCGCGCGCGAGCGGACAGGAATGGCGCACCGCGCCGCTTTGGGGGATCGGTTTGACCGAACAGGTTTCCGGGCATACCTATTTCCTGCATGACGGGCGGGCACGCTCCGTCCTTGAGGCGGTGCTTTGGCATGATGGCGAGGCACAGGCCCAGCGGGACTCGGTCGTGAACATGCCGCCGCCGGACCGTGCCGCCCTGCTGAAATACCTGGAGAGCCTTTGA